In Pseudoliparis swirei isolate HS2019 ecotype Mariana Trench chromosome 9, NWPU_hadal_v1, whole genome shotgun sequence, a genomic segment contains:
- the dpm1 gene encoding dolichol-phosphate mannosyltransferase subunit 1, which yields MASRKTSPPHRDSQDKYSILLPTYNERENLPLIVWLLVKYFAESGYNYEIIVIDDGSPDGTLEVAKQLQKIYGEDKILLRPRATKLGLGTAYIHGMKHATGNFIIIMDADLSHHPKFILEFIDKQKEGDYDLVSGTRYQGNGGVYGWDLRRKLISRGANFLSQVLLRPGASDLTGSFRLYKKSVLESLVERCVSKGYVFQMEMIVRARQLNYTVGEVPISFVDRVYGESKLGGNEIVSFVKGLITLFATT from the exons ATGGCAAGCCGAAAAACTTCGCCCCCACACCGGGACAGTCAGGACAAATACTCGATACTGTTACCGACCTACAACGAGAGGGAAAACCTGCCCCTGATCGTGTGGCTGTTGGTGAAATACTTCGCTGAAAG TGGCTACAACTACGAGATAATTGTCATTGACGACGGAAGCCCAGACGGGACACTTGAGGTGGCGAAGCAGTTGCAGAAAATCTATGGAGAGGATAAAATA CTTCTACGACCAAGAGCAACCAAGTTAGGCCTCG GCACCGCGTACATACACGGCATGAAGCACGCCACCGGGAACTTCATCATTATCATGGATGCAGATCTTTCCCATCAT ccCAAATTCATCCTGGAATTTATTGA caaGCAGAAGGAAGGTGATTACGACCTGGTGTCTGGTACCCGTTACCAAGGGAACGGAGGCGTGTACGGATGGGACCTGCGCAGGAAACTCATCAG TCGGGGAGCCAACTTTCTGAGTCAGGTGCTGTTGAGACCCGGAGCTTCGGACCTCACGGGCAGCTTCAG GTTGTATAAGAAGTctgtgctggagagtctggtgGAGCGGTGCGTGTCCAAAGGGTACGTCTTCCAGATGGAGATGATCGTCCGCGCCAGACAGCTCAACTACACAGTCGGAGAA GTGCCCATTTCCTTCGTGGATCGAGTTTACGGAGAGTCCAAACTCGGAGGGAACGAGATCGTGTCGTTTGTGAAAGGACTCATCACGCTCTTCGCCACGACATGA